A single window of Malus sylvestris chromosome 5, drMalSylv7.2, whole genome shotgun sequence DNA harbors:
- the LOC126623367 gene encoding subtilisin-like protease SBT1.6 yields MQSFHFTLTLTLSPMASTPLLPLLFLLTFFKFSAQIAPQTADQTLKTFIFRVDRHSKPSIFPTHYHWYASEFADPPQILHVYDTVFHGFSASLTPNEVSVISDHPSVLAVIEDRRRSLHTTRSPQFLGLRNQRGLWSESDYGSDVIVGVFDTGVWPEHRSFQDKNLGPIPRRWKGVCETGTKFAKGSCNRKLIGARFFIKGHEAAANAGGPISAINDTVEYRSPRDADGHGTHTASTAIGRYAFDASMSGYAAGIAKGVAPKARLAVYKVCWKDSGCFDSDILAAYDAAVKDGVDVISISIGGADGVSSPYYLDPIAIGSYGAVSHGVFVSSSAGNDGPNGMSVSNLAPWLMTVGAGTIDRNFPAAVILGSGRRLSGVSLYTGLPLKGKMYPVVYPGKSGMLSASLCMENSLDPHQVRGKIVICDRGSSQRVAKGLVVKKAGGVGMILANGISNGEGLICDAHIIAACAVGANEGDAVKAYVASTKTPTATLDFQGTVIGIKPAPVVASFSGRGPNGLDPEILKPDIIAPGVNILAAWTDAVGPTGLDTDKRKTEFNILSGTSMAAPHVSGAAALLKSAHPDWSPAAIRSAMMTTASVTDNRNQTMTDEATGKPSTPYDMGAGHLNLGRAMDPGLIYDITNDDYVKFLCGVGYGPKVIQVITRSAQNCPAKKPAPENLNYPSIGAVFPTAGKSSKMFIRTVTNVGQPNAVYRARIEAPKGVTVTVKPSRLAFSGAVKKRSFVVTIAVDRRTVVFGESGAAFGSLYWTDGKHAVRSPIVVTQMDPL; encoded by the coding sequence ATGCAGTCCTTCCACTTCACTCTCACCCTCACTCTATCTCCAATGGCTTCCACTCCTCTCCTCCcgctcctcttcctcctcacaTTCTTCAAATTCTCAGCTCAAATCGCGCCGCAAACCGCCGATCAAACCctcaaaaccttcatcttccgcGTCGACCGCCACTCCAAGCCCTCGATTTTCCCCACGCACTATCACTGGTACGCCTCCGAATTCGCCGACCCGCCCCAGATCCTCCACGTGTACGACACCGTTTTCCACGGCTTCTCCGCGTCTCTCACTCCCAACGAGGTCTCCGTCATCTCCGACCACCCTTCGGTGCTTGCCGTGATAGAAGACCGTCGCCGGAGTCTCCACACTACTCGCTCACCCCAATTTTTGGGGCTCAGGAACCAGAGGGGGCTGTGGTCGGAATCGGACTATGGCTCCGATGTAATCGTCGGAGTATTTGACACTGGCGTCTGGCCGGAGCATCGGAGCTTCCAAGATAAGAATCTCGGCCCTATTCCGAGGCGGTGGAAGGGGGTTTGCGAGACAGGAACTAAATTCGCGAAGGGTAGCTGCAACAGGAAGCTGATAGGAGCTCGATTTTTCATCAAGGGCCACGAAGCGGCGGCAAATGCCGGCGGTCCGATATCAGCGATCAACGACACGGTGGAGTACCGGTCGCCGAGAGACGCTGACGGCCATGGCACCCATACCGCCTCCACGGCGATTGGCCGGTACGCGTTCGACGCCAGCATGTCGGGCTACGCCGCCGGAATCGCGAAAGGAGTTGCACCGAAAGCTCGGTTGGCGGTTTATAAGGTATGCTGGAAAGATTCCGGTTGCTTCGACTCCGATATATTGGCCGCCTATGACGCCGCTGTTAAAGACGGCGTTGATGTCATTTCCATTTCAATTGGAGGCGCCGACGGCGTTTCTTCTCCGTATTATCTCGATCCGATTGCAATTGGGTCGTACGGTGCCGTTTCGCACGGAGTGTTCGTGTCGTCCTCGGCAGGAAATGACGGTCCAAACGGCATGTCGGTGTCGAATCTCGCGCCTTGGCTTATGACGGTGGGCGCGGGAACCATCGATCGGAATTTCCCGGCGGCTGTGATTTTAGGTAGCGGGCGGAGGCTAAGCGGCGTGTCGTTGTACACCGGCTTACCTCTGAAAGGCAAGATGTACCCTGTCGTTTATCCCGGGAAATCAGGCATGCTCTCTGCTTCTCTGTGCATGGAGAACTCCCTGGACCCGCACCAGGTCAGGGGCAAGATTGTAATATGCGACCGCGGGAGCAGTCAGCGAGTGGCCAAGGGCTTAGTCGTGAAGAAAGCCGGCGGTGTTGGAATGATCCTCGCTAACGGAATTTCTAACGGCGAGGGTCTCATCTGCGACGCCCATATCATTGCTGCTTGCGCCGTCGGGGCCAACGAGGGTGACGCCGTTAAGGCCTACGTGGCGTCCACCAAGACTCCCACAGCGACGCTCGATTTCCAAGGGACTGTGATTGGAATAAAACCGGCTCCGGTTGTGGCTTCGTTTTCGGGTCGTGGGCCGAATGGGTTGGACCCGGAGATTCTGAAGCCGGATATAATCGCCCCGGGAGTGAACATCCTAGCCGCTTGGACCGACGCCGTGGGACCCACCGGTTTGGACACGGACAAGAGGAAAACGGAGTTTAACATTCTGTCCGGTACATCCATGGCGGCGCCGCACGTGAGCGGAGCCGCGGCTTTGCTGAAGTCGGCTCACCCTGATTGGAGCCCAGCCGCCATAAGATCCGCCATGATGACGACGGCGAGCGTGACTGATAACAGAAATCAAACCATGACTGACGAGGCAACTGGAAAGCCCTCCACGCCTTATGATATGGGGGCGGGtcatttaaatttgggccgggCTATGGATCCTGGGCTTATTTATGACATCACCAATGATGATTACGTTAAGTTTCTCTGTGGGGTTGGGTACGGACCCAAAGTGATTCAGGTCATCACTCGGTCCGCACAAAACTGTCCGGCGAAGAAGCCTGCGCCGGAGAATCTCAATTACCCGTCGATTGGCGCAGTGTTCCCCACGGCGGGTAAGTCGAGTAAGATGTTTATTCGGACCGTGACGAATGTGGGGCAGCCCAATGCGGTGTATCGAGCCAGAATTGAGGCCCCAAAAGGGGTGACGGTGACAGTGAAGCCGTCGAGGTTGGCGTTTAGTGGGGCGGTGAAGAAGCGGAGCTTTGTGGTGACAATTGCGGTGGATAGGAGGACTGTGGTGTTTGGC